A section of the Solitalea canadensis DSM 3403 genome encodes:
- a CDS encoding FAD-dependent oxidoreductase, translating to MEIPGYLFLHPTDTIESLQNEHTATLNVGIKTELLNEVPGIPYEKGPCLKFPSQGQFHPMKYLQGLCKSILLNGGQIYTESHAGKIDGNYIEINNFKIKANQIVVATNTPINNLFTIHTKQFPYRTYVISQKIPKGRLPYALWWDTGDQHSEWITHPYHYVRLQHFDDNYDLLICGGEDHKTGQPEREKKDADERYINLANWTKQRFPELEDVQFRWSGQVMEPLDFLGFIGKNPDSANVYIVTGDSGNGITHGTIAGILISDLINEKSNPWADLYSPNRINMKVVSDYLHEVSNMVFQYADYLHKSEISSTIELDFNKGAIINHNALKVAVYRDLSGQLHAFNAICPHLGCLLKWNDDEKTFDCPCHGSRFTNLGVVINGPAIDDLKQIEVRDL from the coding sequence ATGGAGATTCCTGGCTACCTTTTCCTTCATCCGACGGATACCATTGAAAGTTTGCAGAATGAACATACGGCCACCTTAAACGTGGGGATAAAAACCGAATTGTTAAATGAAGTACCTGGTATCCCTTATGAAAAAGGTCCTTGTCTAAAATTTCCATCACAGGGCCAATTTCATCCTATGAAGTACTTACAGGGTCTATGTAAATCGATTTTATTAAATGGCGGCCAGATTTATACTGAGTCGCATGCAGGTAAAATTGACGGTAACTATATTGAGATTAACAATTTCAAAATTAAAGCAAACCAAATTGTTGTTGCCACTAATACGCCCATAAATAATCTATTTACTATTCATACTAAGCAGTTTCCTTATCGAACTTATGTTATTTCGCAAAAAATCCCTAAAGGCAGACTTCCTTATGCTTTATGGTGGGATACCGGCGACCAGCATTCAGAGTGGATCACCCACCCTTACCATTATGTACGATTACAGCATTTTGATGATAATTATGATCTATTAATATGTGGTGGCGAAGATCATAAGACGGGACAGCCCGAAAGAGAAAAAAAAGATGCCGACGAGCGATACATAAACCTTGCAAATTGGACTAAACAAAGGTTTCCTGAATTGGAAGATGTTCAGTTCAGATGGTCAGGTCAGGTTATGGAACCATTAGACTTTTTGGGTTTCATTGGAAAGAATCCAGATAGTGCGAACGTCTATATTGTAACAGGAGATTCGGGAAATGGAATTACTCATGGCACTATTGCAGGCATTCTTATCAGTGATTTGATTAACGAAAAAAGTAATCCGTGGGCTGATTTATATTCACCCAACCGAATTAACATGAAAGTTGTAAGTGATTACTTACATGAAGTCAGTAATATGGTATTCCAATATGCAGATTATTTGCATAAAAGCGAGATTAGTTCAACCATTGAACTTGATTTTAACAAAGGAGCAATTATTAATCATAACGCTCTAAAAGTTGCAGTTTACAGGGACTTAAGCGGTCAGCTTCACGCATTTAATGCAATTTGTCCGCATTTGGGATGTTTATTAAAATGGAATGATGATGAGAAAACATTTGATTGCCCTTGTCATGGTTCAAGATTTACCAATTTAGGAGTGGTAATCAATGGACCTGCTATAGACGATCTTAAACAAATTGAAGTTAGAGATCTGTAA